A segment of the Serratia fonticola genome:
AGGCTGTAGACTTTCTGCTCGCACTCGGGAGAAAGAAGCAAATGTTATTGAAAGTTGGCGAACTGGCTCGCCGTTCAGGTATTACCGTCAGGACCCTGCATTATTACGACAGCATTGGCCTGTTGATCCCTTCTGCGCGTTCCGATGCCGGATATCGCTTGTATAGCCGTGCTGATATTACCCGCCTGCACCATATTCAAGCCTTACGGAGAATGGGGGTCGCGTTAACGGAAATCGGGGCACTTTTAGCACATTCACATTTGGCGTTGCCAGCGGTAATTGAACAACAAATTGCCATGTTCGATCGGCAGTTGGCGCAGATAACCAGCCTGCGTAACCGCTTGCAATACATGCTGGCCCAGTTGACTCAAGGTCACGAGCCCGAACTGAATGACTGGTTGACTACGTTGGAGATGATGACGATGTATGACAAATACTTTACCGCCGACGAACTGGCACAATTACCGTTCTATCAGGCTGATGAATCGCGTAATCGGGAATGGGAAGAGATGGTCAGCAACGTACGTGGGCTGATGGAAAGTGGCGTAAACATAGAAGATCCACGTGCACAGTCTGTTGCACGCCGTTGGATATGCAGCCTGGAGCGTGATACCGCAGGAAATCCGGCGTTTCTGACACGTCTCAACGCCATGCATGCCGATGAGCCTGCAATGCGTGAACAAACCGGGATCACGCCTGCCATGACCGAATATGTCACCCGTGCCTTCGCCGAGACTAAGCTACAAATATATCAAAAATACCTGTCTGAACCGGAGTACGCTTATGTCCGTGCACACTATTTTGATCGCATATTGGAATGGCCTGCGCTGATAGCCCAATTCCAACAGGCAATGCAAAACGAGGTTGATCCGAGTTCCACTCAGGCTAACCAATTGGCGGCACAATGGCTGGAGCTGTTCCGTTCCTATGCCGGTGACAACCCGGAGACCCAAATGAAAATCCGGCGCGCAATGGAGCAGGAACCTATCTTGACCGAGGGCACCTGGCTCACTCCGGCACTGCTGGAATATCTTCGCCAATGTATCGCGCAGCTGTTGCACCGCTAACTTTTTTCCCCCGCGAACCAACGGGGGAAAAGCCATCTCTTTTTCCTATCACCATCAGATAAAAAGCCGATTTACCCTGTCGCCGGGCAAAGCGCAGATTTTCATCTATAGTGAATGGGGCATTTCATTGGCTTAGCGATCTCAGCGAGGCTGCACGCACTCACTGTATTGATACCGTTGGGAGAGACGGATGAAAATTTTTCTGTGGATTATTGCGATTATCTTTATTGTTGGCCTGCTGACCATTACCGGTGTCTTCAAACTGATTTTTTAATTATCAGGGCGCAGCCAGGCGCCCTTCCACTTTATGCCTTAAAGCGCGAACGCACGGCACCCAATCCCGAGATCGCCAGCATCACCACACCACCGGCTACCAGGCCAAATAGCGTATTGAGCAGCGCCGGAACGATGCCGTTAAGGATCTCACCTACGGTAGGCACCACCGTGGTATATGACGCCCAATCGACAAACAGGTGATGTACCGGTGGTAATCCGTGGGTCAAAATCCCGCCACCCACCATAAACATGGCAACAGTTCCCACGACTGACAGGGTTTTCATCAGATAAGGCGCGGCTCTGACAATGGCACCGCCCATTGATTGGGCCAACGCACTCCGTTTGCGGCTCAGGTAGAATCCCAAATCGTCGAGTTTCACGATGCCAGCCACAATGCCGTACACGCCAATGGTCATCACAATCGCGATACCGCACAGCACAATCACCTGCTGGCTAAACGTTGCCCCAGCCACTGTACCTAACGTAATGGCAATAATTTCGGCGGAAAGCACAAAATCAGTACGGATGGCACCTTTAACTTTGCGCTGCTCATAAGCTCCGGCGTCCTCACTGGTATTCAACTCGGCTTTCTCTTCGGTCTTGGCGCTCTTGCGGTGCATCAGGCTGTGGTAAAGCTT
Coding sequences within it:
- a CDS encoding DUF808 domain-containing protein, which encodes MAGSSLLTLIDDIASLLDDVSLMTKMAAKKTAGVLGDDLALNAQQVSGVKADRELPVVWKVAKGSLINKAILVPLALLISAFAPWAITPLLMVGGAYLCYEGFEKLYHSLMHRKSAKTEEKAELNTSEDAGAYEQRKVKGAIRTDFVLSAEIIAITLGTVAGATFSQQVIVLCGIAIVMTIGVYGIVAGIVKLDDLGFYLSRKRSALAQSMGGAIVRAAPYLMKTLSVVGTVAMFMVGGGILTHGLPPVHHLFVDWASYTTVVPTVGEILNGIVPALLNTLFGLVAGGVVMLAISGLGAVRSRFKA
- a CDS encoding MerR family transcriptional regulator; this encodes MLLKVGELARRSGITVRTLHYYDSIGLLIPSARSDAGYRLYSRADITRLHHIQALRRMGVALTEIGALLAHSHLALPAVIEQQIAMFDRQLAQITSLRNRLQYMLAQLTQGHEPELNDWLTTLEMMTMYDKYFTADELAQLPFYQADESRNREWEEMVSNVRGLMESGVNIEDPRAQSVARRWICSLERDTAGNPAFLTRLNAMHADEPAMREQTGITPAMTEYVTRAFAETKLQIYQKYLSEPEYAYVRAHYFDRILEWPALIAQFQQAMQNEVDPSSTQANQLAAQWLELFRSYAGDNPETQMKIRRAMEQEPILTEGTWLTPALLEYLRQCIAQLLHR